In Bos mutus isolate GX-2022 chromosome 10, NWIPB_WYAK_1.1, whole genome shotgun sequence, a single window of DNA contains:
- the RSL24D1 gene encoding probable ribosome biogenesis protein RLP24, which translates to MRIEKCYFCSGPIYPGHGMMFVRNDCKVFRFCKSKCHKNFKKKRNPRKVRWTKAFRKAAGKELTVDNSFEFEKRRNEPVKYHRELWNKTIDAMKRVEEIKQKRQAKFIMNRLKKNKELQKVQDVKEVKQNIHLIRAPLAGKGKQLEDKMVQKLQEDVDMEDVS; encoded by the exons ATGCGGATTGAAAAGTGTTATTTCTGTTCGGGCCCTATCTACCCAGGCCACGGCATGATGTTCGTTCGTAACGACTGCAag gtGTTCAGATTCTGTAAATCCAAGTGCcataaaaacttcaaaaagaaGCGCAATCCTCGTAAGGTCAGATGGACTAAAGCGTTCCGGAAAGCAGCTGGTAAAGAGCTCACGGTG GATAATTCATTTGAATTTGAAAAACGTAGAAATGAACCTGTCAAATACCATCGAGAACTGTGGAATAAAACCA ttgatgCAATGAAGAGAGTTGAAGAGATCAAACAGAAGCGACAAGCTAAATTTATAATGAACAG gttgaagaaaaataaagaactacAGAAAGTTCAGGACGTTAAAGAGGTCAAGCAAAACATCCATCTTATCCGGGCCCCTCTTGCAG gCAAAGGAAAGCAGCTGGAAGACAAAATGGTACAGAAATTACAAGAGGATGTGGACATGGAAGATGTTTCTTAA
- the RAB27A gene encoding ras-related protein Rab-27A has translation MDPNPVSSFFCIFDLTNELQSFLNVRNWISQLQMHAYCENPDIVLCGNKSDLEDQRVVKEEEARGLAEKYGVPYFETSAANGTNINQAIETLLDLIMKRMERCVDKSWIPEGVVRSNGHTSADQLNEVKEKGSCGC, from the exons atggATCCTAACCCTGTCTCaagtttcttctgtatttttgatCTGACAAATGAACTGCAGAGTTTTCTCAATGTCAGAAACTGGATAA GTCAGCTACAAATGCATGCATATTGTGAAAACCCAGATATAGTGTTATGTGGGAATAAGAGTGATCTGGAAGACCAAAGAGTAGTAAAAGAGGAAGAAGCCAGAGGACTTGCAGAGAAATACGG AGTCCCCTACTTTGAAACTAGTGCTGCCAATGGGACAAACATAAACCAGGCTATTGAGACGCTCCTGGACCTGATAATGAAGCGAATGGAACGGTGTGTGGACAAGTCCTGGATTCCCGAAGGCGTGGTGCGTTCCAACGGTCACACCTCTGCAGATCAGCTGAATGAAGTAAAGGAGAAGGGGTCATGTGGCTGTTGA